A stretch of the Medicago truncatula cultivar Jemalong A17 chromosome 5, MtrunA17r5.0-ANR, whole genome shotgun sequence genome encodes the following:
- the LOC11423036 gene encoding uncharacterized protein, with protein sequence MASKSILGFITLFLLTLCITSSIHRIRQISDYNFPNTRVDAYEKTLNVLGSRKMLVGVDRFSLITRQHGSIGGLRVLHSCYIDSVGPEDKSQIGEVKMQLQIYCKTTKTLSDHKSINRSKVLDGEHPFALRMRQHGYTGGLKMLHHCYIDSIGQENKSDELKMEAQIHCITEKTLLGMKATM encoded by the exons ATGGCGTCAAAATCCATCCTTGGCTTTATCACTCTCTTTCTCCTTACACTTTGTATTACTTCCTCCATTCATCGCATAAGGCAGATTTCTG ATTACAATTTTCCAAATACACGAGTTGATGCTTATGAGAAAACTCTTAATGTTCTTGGAAGCAGGAAG ATGTTGGTTGGTGTTGATCGATTTTCTTTAATAACGAGGCAACATGGTTCTATTGGAGGACTTAGGGTATTGCATAGTTGCTATATTGATTCTGTTGGACCTGAAGATAAGTCACAAATTGGAGAAGTCAAGATGCAACTTCAAATCTATTGCAAGACAACAAAGACATTGTCGGACCATAAATCAATTAATAGATCAAAG GTGTTGGATGGTGAGCATCCATTTGCATTAAGAATGAGGCAACATGGTTATACTGGAGGATTGAAGATGTTGCATCACTGTTACATTGATTCTATTGGTCAAGAAAATAAGTCTGATGAACTGAAGATGGAAGCTCAAATCCATTGCATAACTGAAAAAACTTTGTTGGGCATGAAAGCAACTATGTAG